A genomic stretch from Cellulomonas sp. KRMCY2 includes:
- a CDS encoding heavy metal translocating P-type ATPase: MAGPNPVPTSAPPAAPVAAPVTPVGFVDLAVGGMTCASCVARVEKKINKVPGATATVNLATERARVELTEDVDTAALIKAVESAGYTATVMRSSAVEHALSGHSMGEGHAMDAVEDTSAPERDRGADLRRRLVVAAALAVPVVLLSMIPALQFRGWQWVVTALALPVVTWSAWPFHRAAARAARHAASTMDTLVSLGIIAATGWSLWAVLIGGAGELGLRMEPTLFPRAGAGDAMGMGATPPELYFEVAAVVTTFLLAGRYAEHRSRRRAGDALRALLSLGATDVALLTTGDDGRRTESRVPVEALAVGSLFAVRPGEKVATDGVVVEGQSAVDTSLLTGEPVPVDVGPGSQVTGATVNTSGYLVVRATRIGEETMLAQIGRLVTQAQTGKAPVQRLADRISAVFVPVVIVLALGTLTVWLLTGGGVQAAFTAAVAVLIIACPCALGLATPTALLVGTGRGAQLGILIKGPEILESTRRVDTVVLDKTGTVTEGRMALVDVLVAEGLTGADESTSVDEVLRLAGAVEALSEHPIARAIAGTAAEIGPRAGTEVGSDGVVIGSAQVTEFVNDPGRGVTGVVRTAHSGLDLGRRVLVGRPGWLRGQGIDTAPLDARFDTAEADGATAVMAAWNGSARGVLVLRDPVKATSAAAVDELRRLGLNPVLLTGDNPGAARAAAAQVGIDEVVAQVLPADKVDVVRRLQDQGRVVAMVGDGVNDAAALAQADLGLAMGTGTDVAMQAADITLVRGDLRSAGQSIRLSRRTLRIIKQNLFWAFAYNVAAIPLAALGLLNPMIAGAAMAFSSVLVVTNSLRLRRFA; the protein is encoded by the coding sequence GTGGCCGGCCCGAACCCGGTGCCGACGTCGGCGCCGCCGGCCGCACCGGTCGCAGCACCGGTCACGCCGGTCGGCTTCGTCGACCTCGCCGTCGGCGGGATGACCTGCGCCTCCTGCGTGGCGCGCGTCGAGAAGAAGATCAACAAGGTCCCGGGCGCTACCGCGACGGTCAACCTCGCGACCGAACGAGCCCGGGTCGAGCTGACCGAGGACGTCGACACCGCGGCTCTCATCAAGGCCGTCGAGAGCGCCGGCTACACCGCGACAGTGATGCGCAGCAGCGCCGTCGAGCACGCCCTGTCGGGCCACTCGATGGGCGAGGGCCACGCGATGGACGCCGTCGAGGACACCAGCGCACCCGAGCGTGACCGCGGCGCCGACCTGCGCCGTCGACTCGTCGTCGCGGCCGCGCTGGCCGTCCCGGTCGTGCTGCTCTCGATGATCCCCGCGCTGCAGTTCCGCGGCTGGCAGTGGGTGGTCACAGCACTCGCGCTGCCAGTCGTCACGTGGTCCGCCTGGCCGTTCCACCGGGCCGCTGCGCGCGCCGCCCGGCACGCGGCGTCGACGATGGACACCCTGGTCTCCCTCGGCATCATCGCCGCGACCGGCTGGTCGCTCTGGGCGGTGCTGATCGGCGGCGCCGGCGAGCTGGGCCTGCGGATGGAGCCCACGCTCTTCCCGCGGGCCGGCGCCGGCGACGCGATGGGGATGGGCGCGACCCCGCCCGAGCTGTACTTCGAGGTCGCCGCGGTCGTGACCACCTTCCTGCTCGCCGGTCGCTACGCGGAGCACCGCTCCCGCCGTCGGGCCGGGGACGCGCTGCGTGCCCTGCTGTCACTCGGCGCGACCGACGTCGCGCTGCTGACCACCGGCGACGACGGCCGCCGCACCGAGTCCCGGGTGCCGGTCGAGGCACTGGCGGTCGGCAGCCTCTTCGCCGTCCGGCCGGGTGAGAAGGTCGCCACCGACGGCGTCGTGGTCGAGGGCCAGAGCGCCGTCGACACCTCGCTGCTCACCGGCGAGCCCGTCCCGGTCGACGTGGGCCCCGGCTCGCAGGTCACCGGCGCGACGGTCAACACCTCCGGCTACCTCGTGGTCCGCGCGACGCGGATCGGCGAGGAGACGATGCTCGCGCAGATCGGCCGGCTGGTGACCCAGGCGCAGACCGGCAAGGCGCCCGTGCAGCGACTCGCCGACCGGATCTCGGCGGTCTTCGTGCCGGTCGTCATCGTGCTCGCGCTCGGCACGCTCACGGTGTGGCTGCTGACCGGCGGTGGCGTGCAGGCCGCGTTCACCGCTGCGGTCGCCGTCCTGATCATCGCGTGCCCGTGCGCGCTGGGGCTCGCCACACCGACGGCGCTGCTGGTCGGCACCGGCCGCGGCGCGCAGCTCGGCATCCTGATCAAGGGGCCGGAGATCCTCGAGTCCACCCGCCGCGTCGACACCGTCGTGCTCGACAAGACCGGCACCGTGACCGAGGGCCGGATGGCGCTCGTCGACGTCCTGGTCGCCGAGGGGCTGACCGGCGCCGACGAGAGCACCTCCGTCGACGAGGTGCTGCGGCTGGCCGGTGCGGTCGAGGCGCTCAGCGAGCACCCGATCGCCCGCGCCATCGCCGGCACCGCCGCCGAGATCGGGCCCAGGGCGGGCACCGAAGTCGGGTCCGACGGCGTGGTGATCGGCTCCGCGCAGGTCACCGAGTTCGTCAACGACCCGGGCCGCGGGGTGACGGGCGTCGTGCGCACCGCGCACAGCGGGCTCGATCTCGGGCGGCGCGTCCTGGTCGGCCGGCCGGGCTGGCTGCGCGGGCAGGGCATCGACACCGCTCCGCTCGACGCCCGGTTCGACACTGCCGAGGCCGACGGCGCGACAGCCGTGATGGCAGCCTGGAACGGCTCGGCGCGCGGCGTCCTGGTGCTCCGCGACCCGGTCAAGGCGACCTCCGCCGCCGCCGTCGACGAGCTGCGACGGCTCGGCCTGAACCCGGTCCTCCTGACCGGCGACAACCCCGGCGCCGCCCGCGCTGCGGCCGCCCAGGTGGGCATCGACGAGGTCGTCGCCCAGGTCCTGCCCGCGGACAAGGTCGACGTCGTGCGTCGCCTCCAGGACCAGGGCCGCGTCGTGGCGATGGTCGGCGACGGCGTCAACGACGCGGCGGCGCTCGCCCAGGCCGACCTCGGACTGGCGATGGGCACCGGGACCGACGTGGCCATGCAGGCGGCCGACATCACCCTGGTGCGCGGTGACCTGCGGTCGGCCGGCCAGTCGATCCGGCTCTCCCGCAGGACGCTGCGGATCATCAAGCAGAACCTGTTCTGGGCCTTCGCCTACAACGTCGCGGCGATCCCGCTCGCGGCCCTCGGGCTGCTCAACCCGATGATCGCCGGTGCCGCGATGGCGTTCAGCTCGGTGCTGGTCGTGACCAACTCGCTGCGCCTGCGCCGCTTCGCCTGA
- a CDS encoding heavy-metal-associated domain-containing protein: MSTQTVAVDVTGMTCGHCVRSVQEELRALPGVTDVHVDLVSGATSTVTITSTEPLDDDAVRAAIDEAGYQVVG; this comes from the coding sequence ATGAGCACCCAGACCGTGGCCGTCGACGTCACCGGCATGACCTGCGGGCACTGCGTCCGTTCCGTCCAGGAGGAGCTGCGGGCCCTGCCCGGTGTGACCGACGTGCACGTGGACCTCGTCTCGGGGGCCACCTCGACGGTCACGATCACCTCGACCGAGCCCCTCGACGACGACGCCGTCCGCGCCGCCATCGACGAGGCCGGCTACCAGGTGGTGGGCTGA
- a CDS encoding CPBP family intramembrane glutamic endopeptidase: MHDDHDGAAAPPVAADPVRRRLSAEVWIILGLSLGQSAVYALVRLYVRLTAEVPLAQQTATLNPTRAERPYLDLTYQLLAIGFALVPVALALYLLSANGRSAVRRIGLDGARPARDLGVGLGLAALIGLPGIGLYLVGRTLGLNVQINASGLDAYWWTVPVLVFSALQNALLEEVVAVAYLVERLGEMRWSAPAMVAASALLRGSYHLYQGPGMAAGNVVMGLLLGWYYLRRRRVMPLVVAHTTLDVVAFVGYSLLPDGWLQGLGVA; the protein is encoded by the coding sequence GTGCACGATGACCACGATGGCGCCGCCGCCCCGCCCGTCGCCGCCGACCCCGTCCGGCGCCGGCTGAGCGCGGAGGTGTGGATCATCCTGGGCCTGTCCCTCGGGCAGTCCGCCGTCTACGCCCTGGTCCGCCTCTACGTGCGGCTGACCGCGGAGGTCCCGCTCGCTCAGCAGACCGCGACGCTCAACCCCACGCGCGCCGAGCGCCCGTACCTCGACCTGACCTACCAGCTCCTGGCGATCGGCTTCGCCCTGGTCCCGGTCGCGCTCGCGCTCTACCTGCTGTCGGCGAACGGCCGCAGCGCCGTCCGCCGGATCGGGCTCGACGGCGCGCGTCCGGCCCGGGACCTCGGCGTCGGCCTCGGTCTCGCAGCGCTGATCGGGCTGCCGGGGATCGGGCTCTACCTCGTCGGCCGCACGCTCGGGCTCAACGTCCAGATCAACGCCTCGGGGCTCGACGCCTACTGGTGGACGGTGCCCGTGCTCGTGTTCTCCGCACTGCAGAACGCGTTGCTCGAGGAGGTCGTCGCCGTCGCCTACCTGGTCGAGCGGCTCGGCGAGATGCGCTGGTCGGCACCGGCGATGGTCGCGGCGAGCGCTCTGCTCCGCGGCTCCTACCACCTCTACCAGGGCCCGGGGATGGCGGCCGGGAACGTCGTGATGGGCCTCCTGCTCGGCTGGTACTACCTCCGGCGGCGGCGCGTGATGCCGCTCGTCGTGGCGCACACGACGCTCGACGTCGTGGCCTTCGTCGGGTACTCCCTGCTGCCGGACGGGTGGCTCCAGGGCCTCGGGGTGGCATGA
- a CDS encoding metal-sensitive transcriptional regulator, with amino-acid sequence MAGYSGSKDDYLKRLRRVEGQVRGIARMVDEDVYCIDILTQVAAVTKALQAVSLGLVEDHLGHCVVDAARESHEAGDLKVREAADAIARLVRS; translated from the coding sequence GTGGCCGGGTACAGCGGGAGCAAGGACGACTACCTCAAACGGCTGCGTCGCGTCGAGGGCCAGGTGCGCGGGATCGCGCGGATGGTCGACGAGGACGTGTACTGCATCGACATCCTGACCCAGGTCGCGGCCGTCACCAAGGCGCTGCAGGCCGTGAGTCTCGGCCTCGTCGAGGACCACCTGGGGCACTGCGTCGTCGACGCCGCCCGGGAGTCCCACGAGGCGGGTGACCTGAAGGTCCGCGAGGCCGCCGACGCCATCGCACGGCTGGTCCGCTCCTGA
- a CDS encoding sirohydrochlorin chelatase: protein MTRTGPVPTRTAAHPNGGDPMADGALARPVLIGCSHGTSDPAGRRTIRALLDAIAAARPELDVREAFVDVQQPEVAAVVAEAQTDAPAGPPVVVVPLLLSGGYHVHVDIAAAVAGGRALAAAPLGPDPRLAALLDERLTEAGARVDDAVVLAAAGSSDRRAADDVEHVARELQSQRRGPVTVGYGAGCDPSVPQAVAAARRGGAQRVVVAAYLLAPGFFHDRLQAAGADLVTAPLAPHPTLVAMALDRYAAARRSAVAGS, encoded by the coding sequence GTGACCAGGACGGGCCCGGTGCCCACCCGCACGGCTGCCCACCCGAACGGCGGTGACCCGATGGCTGACGGCGCCCTCGCCCGACCGGTCCTGATCGGCTGCTCGCACGGCACGAGCGACCCGGCCGGTCGCCGGACGATCCGTGCGCTGCTCGACGCCATCGCCGCCGCCCGACCGGAGCTCGACGTGCGCGAGGCCTTCGTCGACGTCCAGCAGCCGGAGGTGGCGGCCGTCGTCGCCGAGGCGCAGACCGACGCACCTGCCGGGCCGCCGGTGGTGGTCGTCCCGCTGCTCCTGTCGGGCGGCTACCACGTGCACGTCGACATCGCCGCGGCGGTCGCCGGCGGACGCGCGCTGGCTGCCGCACCGCTCGGGCCGGACCCACGCCTGGCCGCGCTGCTGGACGAGCGGCTGACGGAGGCCGGTGCCCGGGTCGACGATGCGGTCGTGCTCGCGGCGGCCGGCTCCAGCGACCGACGGGCCGCCGACGACGTCGAGCACGTTGCGCGCGAGCTGCAGTCGCAGCGGCGGGGTCCGGTCACCGTCGGCTACGGGGCAGGCTGCGACCCGTCCGTACCGCAGGCCGTGGCCGCGGCGCGCCGCGGTGGCGCGCAGCGCGTCGTCGTTGCCGCGTACCTGCTGGCCCCGGGGTTCTTCCACGACCGGCTGCAGGCAGCCGGCGCCGACCTCGTCACCGCCCCGTTGGCTCCCCATCCGACCCTCGTCGCGATGGCGCTGGATCGGTACGCAGCAGCACGTCGTTCCGCCGTCGCCGGTTCTTGA
- the cobA gene encoding uroporphyrinogen-III C-methyltransferase, whose product MTTLLGVDLAGRRVVVAGGGPVAARRAQAMRLAGADVLVVAPQLCEELAELVEDRVVRWRCGEVQAVDLDAAWLVHTATGDHAVDAQVARWALDRRTFCVHAGDVTRGTARSPSTTRVGEVLVGVVSTGAPDPGRSRAVRDQLAATLRSGGADLRRRRAGGTGRVVLVGGGPGDVDLLTLRGRRALAEADVVVTDRLGPTDVLAELGPDVEIVHVGKSPGNHPVPQHEIGQILVERAQRGQTVVRLKGGDPFVFGRGGEEVLACREAGVPVEVVPGVSSALSVPALAGIPLTHRGVTTSFHVLSGHDGLTAAARQALHDGSTLVVLMGVAMLAALVEDALRAGVDPALPVAVVESGATARQRVTRARLDGVVRRAAEVGVRAPAVIVLGRVAAEGLLDG is encoded by the coding sequence GTGACCACGCTGCTCGGTGTCGACCTGGCCGGACGTCGCGTCGTCGTCGCCGGCGGGGGACCGGTCGCGGCGCGGCGTGCCCAGGCCATGCGCCTGGCCGGTGCGGACGTCCTGGTCGTCGCCCCGCAGCTGTGCGAGGAGCTCGCCGAGCTCGTCGAGGACCGGGTGGTCCGCTGGCGGTGCGGCGAGGTGCAGGCGGTGGACCTCGACGCGGCGTGGCTCGTGCACACCGCGACAGGGGACCACGCGGTCGATGCCCAGGTCGCGCGGTGGGCGCTGGATCGCCGGACCTTCTGCGTGCACGCCGGTGACGTGACGCGCGGGACGGCCAGGTCGCCGTCGACGACCCGGGTCGGCGAGGTGCTCGTCGGGGTCGTGTCCACCGGCGCTCCCGACCCTGGTCGGTCCCGTGCGGTGCGCGACCAGCTCGCCGCGACGCTGCGCTCGGGCGGGGCCGACCTGCGCCGTCGCCGGGCGGGCGGCACCGGCCGGGTCGTCCTGGTCGGCGGCGGACCGGGCGACGTCGACCTGCTGACCCTGCGCGGCCGCCGAGCGCTCGCCGAGGCCGACGTCGTGGTCACGGACCGCCTCGGGCCGACCGACGTGCTGGCAGAGCTCGGCCCGGACGTCGAGATCGTGCACGTCGGCAAGAGCCCGGGGAACCACCCGGTCCCGCAGCACGAGATCGGCCAGATCCTGGTCGAGCGCGCCCAGCGGGGCCAGACGGTCGTGCGGCTCAAGGGCGGCGACCCCTTCGTCTTCGGCCGTGGTGGCGAAGAGGTGCTCGCCTGCCGCGAGGCGGGCGTCCCGGTGGAGGTCGTGCCCGGGGTCAGCAGCGCACTGTCCGTCCCGGCGCTCGCCGGCATCCCGTTGACCCACCGCGGCGTCACGACGTCGTTCCACGTCCTCAGCGGTCACGACGGCCTGACCGCCGCCGCGCGGCAGGCGCTGCACGACGGCTCGACCCTCGTCGTGCTGATGGGGGTCGCGATGCTCGCCGCCCTGGTCGAGGACGCCCTGCGGGCCGGTGTCGACCCCGCCCTTCCGGTGGCCGTCGTCGAGAGCGGCGCGACCGCGCGGCAGCGGGTCACCCGGGCACGCCTCGACGGCGTCGTGCGACGAGCCGCGGAGGTCGGCGTCCGGGCGCCGGCGGTGATCGTGCTGGGCCGGGTCGCGGCCGAGGGGCTCCTGGATGGCTGA
- a CDS encoding sensor domain-containing diguanylate cyclase — MLTPDLDLSPVLPRIPKAIGAVAAAGAAIPAFSWLKDAGLVVGPPVTLALLLLLIFVCSGETVQTMLGGGRIGNRPLLRLVVASGVLAALCWTAGWSAFLPATAVLVGVIHIQRSGSWIWPIVGGVVTTFAVLGELGVALGLLPTVVAPEHSHIAALVMLGLAWLGIASVGTSVAERERSQNALARAEARLRALMESSTDVLTVSNSLGLLTYVSPAVERAMGYAPDALVGSPLLNLVDADYRTDVQNILADVIRQGTGARARLDVLVVHASLERRWYEWTVHNLLHDPLVEGFVVDQRDVTERLLHSEALAHAAAHDDLTGLANRGELMRRLAACLPEATPGAGVAVLFIDLDRFKEVNDTYGHAAGDSLLTVISERLKGCLRAHDHLARLGGDEFCAILTEVNDGAEVTTIVNRLAAAVQQPVVLRTGTVQVGVSVGAALATDGRCDPAALFAASDAAMYQVKNRRRRNDVLLRTDPAPSRRGSDGEPTGR, encoded by the coding sequence TTGCTGACCCCTGACCTCGACCTGTCACCGGTCCTGCCGCGCATCCCGAAGGCGATCGGCGCGGTCGCGGCTGCCGGGGCGGCGATCCCGGCCTTCAGCTGGCTGAAGGACGCCGGCCTCGTCGTGGGCCCACCCGTGACGCTCGCCCTGCTGCTGCTCCTGATCTTCGTCTGCTCGGGCGAGACCGTGCAGACCATGCTCGGCGGCGGTCGGATCGGCAACCGGCCACTGCTGCGGCTGGTCGTCGCCTCGGGCGTGCTCGCCGCCCTCTGCTGGACGGCCGGGTGGTCGGCCTTCCTGCCGGCGACGGCGGTGCTCGTCGGCGTCATCCACATCCAGCGATCCGGCAGCTGGATCTGGCCGATCGTCGGCGGCGTCGTGACGACCTTCGCGGTGCTCGGCGAGCTCGGCGTCGCGCTCGGCCTGCTGCCCACCGTCGTGGCGCCGGAGCACAGCCACATCGCGGCGCTGGTGATGCTCGGCCTGGCGTGGCTGGGGATCGCGAGCGTCGGCACGAGCGTCGCTGAGCGGGAACGCTCCCAGAACGCCCTCGCCCGGGCCGAGGCCCGGCTGCGTGCGCTGATGGAGAGCTCGACGGACGTCCTGACGGTCAGCAACTCGCTCGGGCTGCTCACCTACGTCAGCCCCGCAGTGGAACGGGCGATGGGGTACGCACCCGATGCGCTGGTCGGCTCACCGCTGCTCAACCTCGTGGACGCCGACTACCGCACCGACGTCCAGAACATCCTGGCCGACGTCATCCGCCAGGGCACCGGGGCGCGGGCCCGGCTCGACGTGCTCGTCGTGCACGCGAGCCTCGAGCGCCGGTGGTACGAGTGGACGGTCCACAACCTGCTGCACGACCCGTTGGTCGAGGGCTTCGTCGTGGACCAGCGGGACGTGACCGAGCGGCTGCTGCACTCCGAGGCCCTGGCGCACGCCGCCGCGCACGACGACCTCACCGGCCTGGCCAACCGCGGTGAGCTGATGCGTCGCCTCGCCGCCTGCCTGCCCGAGGCCACCCCGGGGGCCGGGGTGGCAGTGCTCTTCATCGACCTCGACCGGTTCAAGGAGGTCAACGACACCTACGGCCACGCGGCGGGCGACAGCCTCCTGACAGTGATCTCCGAGCGCCTCAAGGGCTGTCTGCGCGCGCACGACCACCTCGCCCGGCTGGGTGGCGACGAGTTCTGCGCGATCCTCACCGAGGTCAACGACGGCGCGGAGGTCACCACGATCGTGAACCGTCTGGCCGCAGCGGTCCAGCAGCCGGTGGTGCTGCGGACCGGGACGGTGCAGGTGGGCGTGAGCGTCGGCGCGGCGTTGGCGACCGACGGTCGGTGCGACCCGGCTGCGCTCTTCGCGGCGTCCGACGCGGCGATGTACCAGGTCAAGAACCGGCGACGGCGGAACGACGTGCTGCTGCGTACCGATCCAGCGCCATCGCGACGAGGGTCGGATGGGGAGCCAACGGGGCGGTGA
- the nirD gene encoding nitrite reductase small subunit NirD, which yields MSGVQVLGTASDRLAWTAVCHLADLVPERGAAALVAGEQVALFRLLGPDGSAQVVHAVQQLDPFSAAHVIARGIVGTRGDVPTVASPMYKQVFDLRTGACLDAMGREPVDLRTWPVRVEGGLVLVGSAVIPGTALPALPVGSAGRERAVR from the coding sequence ATGAGCGGGGTCCAGGTCCTGGGCACCGCGTCCGACCGGCTGGCCTGGACGGCCGTGTGCCACCTGGCCGACCTGGTGCCCGAACGTGGTGCCGCCGCCCTGGTCGCGGGCGAGCAGGTGGCGCTGTTCCGCCTGCTCGGACCCGACGGCTCGGCCCAGGTCGTGCACGCGGTCCAGCAGCTCGACCCGTTCAGTGCCGCCCACGTCATCGCGCGCGGCATCGTCGGCACCCGGGGTGACGTGCCGACGGTGGCCTCGCCGATGTACAAGCAGGTCTTCGACCTGCGGACCGGCGCCTGCCTCGACGCGATGGGCCGCGAACCGGTCGACCTGCGCACCTGGCCGGTCCGGGTCGAGGGCGGCCTCGTCCTGGTCGGGTCCGCCGTGATCCCCGGGACTGCTCTGCCTGCGCTGCCCGTCGGGTCCGCTGGCAGGGAGCGGGCCGTCCGGTGA
- a CDS encoding alpha-amylase family protein, producing the protein MPDWVEHVMWWHVYPLGFVGAPHDGLPAGSEPVHRLGHLEAWLDHVVGLGLSGLMLGPVFASQTHGYDTVDHLRVDPRLGDEDDLRALVGAAHARGVRIVLDGVFNHVGRGFGAFQQVLADGPGGPTEDWFRLTWPPGAGPGTEPDYVDFEGHHALVALDHSSPAVVDHVVTVMNHWLDLGVDGWRLDAAYAVPPEFWAAVLPRVRAAHPDAYIFGEVLHGDYVAAVVDAGFDAVTQYELWKAIWSSIDDRNFFELAWALERHNDFLAAFVPLTFIGNHDVTRIASRLTDRRDLSHAVVLLMTLGGTPTVYAGDEHGMQGVKEERAGGDDAVRPTFPPSPTELAPGGWDLHHLYQELIALRRRHPWLHRATTTVLTCTNGTLVYRVAVDGHGDGPGDGPALLVALNLQDDGVRLGVPGATSVLAGRGAQADTGVHLHDAGPSAQVEIPPHGWAVLRP; encoded by the coding sequence ATGCCGGACTGGGTCGAGCACGTCATGTGGTGGCACGTGTACCCGCTGGGATTCGTCGGCGCACCGCACGACGGCCTGCCGGCCGGCAGCGAGCCCGTGCACCGCCTCGGGCACCTCGAGGCATGGCTGGACCACGTCGTCGGGCTGGGCCTGTCCGGACTGATGCTCGGACCGGTCTTCGCCTCCCAGACCCATGGGTACGACACCGTCGACCATCTCCGCGTCGACCCGCGCCTCGGCGACGAGGACGACCTGCGCGCGCTCGTCGGTGCCGCCCACGCGCGCGGCGTGCGCATCGTGCTCGACGGCGTGTTCAACCACGTCGGGCGTGGCTTCGGCGCCTTCCAGCAGGTTCTCGCGGACGGACCGGGCGGCCCGACCGAGGACTGGTTCCGGCTGACCTGGCCGCCCGGGGCCGGACCGGGCACCGAGCCGGACTACGTCGACTTCGAGGGGCACCACGCCCTGGTGGCCCTCGACCACAGCAGCCCGGCCGTCGTCGACCACGTCGTGACGGTGATGAACCACTGGCTCGACCTCGGGGTCGACGGCTGGCGCCTCGACGCGGCCTACGCCGTCCCGCCCGAGTTCTGGGCTGCGGTGCTGCCGAGGGTCCGGGCCGCGCACCCGGACGCGTACATCTTCGGCGAGGTGCTGCACGGCGACTACGTCGCGGCCGTCGTGGACGCCGGCTTCGACGCCGTGACCCAGTACGAGCTGTGGAAGGCGATCTGGTCCTCGATCGACGACCGCAACTTCTTCGAGCTCGCCTGGGCGCTGGAGCGGCACAACGACTTCCTCGCGGCCTTCGTCCCGCTGACCTTCATCGGCAACCACGACGTCACGCGCATCGCGAGCCGGCTGACCGACCGCCGCGACCTGTCGCACGCCGTCGTGCTGCTGATGACCCTCGGCGGCACCCCGACCGTGTACGCGGGCGACGAGCACGGGATGCAGGGCGTCAAGGAGGAGCGTGCCGGTGGGGACGACGCGGTCCGGCCGACCTTCCCGCCGTCGCCGACCGAGCTCGCCCCGGGCGGCTGGGACCTGCACCACCTGTACCAGGAGCTCATCGCCCTGCGCCGCCGTCACCCGTGGCTGCACCGCGCCACGACCACGGTGCTGACCTGCACGAACGGCACCCTGGTCTACCGGGTGGCGGTCGACGGCCACGGTGACGGTCCCGGTGACGGTCCCGCTCTGCTCGTCGCGCTCAACCTGCAGGACGACGGGGTGCGCCTCGGCGTCCCCGGTGCGACCTCGGTGCTCGCCGGGCGCGGCGCGCAGGCGGACACCGGCGTGCACCTGCACGACGCCGGCCCGTCCGCCCAGGTCGAGATCCCACCGCACGGCTGGGCCGTCCTGAGGCCCTGA
- a CDS encoding uroporphyrinogen-III synthase, with translation MAEPISQTMAGCVVLVTADRRSAELGTALARRGAVVRHAAAMSIAGHIDDAALAEGTRAVIARPPEIVVVTTGIGFRGWTEAADAVGLLDPLLAVLGSARIVARGPKARGAIQAAGLHADWVAESETSAEIAEVLLDEGVAGRRIAVQHHGAGADGLDEAFAAAGAVVQSLVVYRWGPPPDPAALEASVRAAAGGEIDVVVFTSAPGAAAWLAAAAEAGVQAALRRRFAGGGLLAAVVGPVTARPLLEAGITPLMPDRGRLGSLVRTLVAHFDDRRTKALATVAGPLQVHRGAAVLDGRVLALSPSSLEVLRLLAAAAGGVVGRSEVLAALPGTSLDPHAAEVAVARLRDATSRDLIRTVVKRGYRLQTVPS, from the coding sequence ATGGCTGAGCCGATCAGCCAGACCATGGCCGGCTGCGTCGTCCTGGTGACGGCGGACCGACGCTCCGCCGAGCTGGGCACCGCCCTGGCGCGGCGTGGCGCGGTCGTGCGGCACGCCGCGGCGATGAGCATCGCGGGGCACATCGACGACGCCGCGCTCGCGGAGGGCACGCGCGCCGTGATCGCCCGTCCGCCGGAGATCGTCGTCGTCACCACCGGCATCGGCTTCCGCGGGTGGACCGAGGCGGCCGATGCCGTCGGGCTGCTCGACCCGTTGCTCGCGGTGCTCGGCAGCGCCCGGATCGTCGCGCGCGGCCCCAAGGCCCGGGGCGCCATCCAGGCCGCCGGTCTGCACGCGGACTGGGTCGCCGAGTCCGAGACGTCCGCCGAGATCGCCGAGGTCCTGCTGGACGAGGGTGTCGCCGGACGGCGGATCGCCGTGCAGCACCACGGGGCCGGCGCCGACGGGCTCGACGAGGCCTTCGCCGCGGCCGGGGCCGTGGTGCAGAGCCTCGTGGTCTACCGCTGGGGTCCGCCGCCGGACCCCGCCGCCCTCGAGGCCTCGGTCCGTGCCGCGGCCGGCGGCGAGATCGACGTCGTGGTGTTCACCTCCGCGCCGGGCGCGGCAGCCTGGCTCGCGGCGGCGGCCGAGGCCGGGGTCCAGGCCGCCCTGCGCCGGCGGTTCGCCGGCGGCGGGCTGCTGGCCGCTGTCGTCGGCCCGGTGACCGCACGGCCGCTGCTGGAGGCCGGGATCACCCCGCTGATGCCCGACCGCGGTCGGCTCGGGTCGTTGGTCCGGACCCTCGTCGCGCACTTCGACGACCGACGGACCAAGGCGCTGGCCACCGTCGCCGGACCGCTGCAGGTGCACCGGGGCGCCGCGGTGCTCGACGGCCGGGTGCTCGCTCTCTCGCCGTCGAGCCTCGAGGTGCTCCGGCTGCTCGCGGCGGCGGCCGGCGGCGTCGTCGGGCGGTCCGAGGTGCTCGCGGCCCTCCCGGGGACCTCGCTGGACCCGCACGCGGCCGAGGTCGCGGTGGCCCGGCTGCGCGATGCCACCTCGCGTGACCTCATCCGCACGGTGGTCAAACGTGGCTACCGGCTCCAGACGGTGCCATCGTGA